Proteins co-encoded in one Microcoleus sp. bin38.metabat.b11b12b14.051 genomic window:
- the ctpA gene encoding carboxyl-terminal processing protease CtpA — protein MHRRIFQIAMLFCLQAALVLSPWVQPAVALTPEQQLLSEAWRIVNRSYVDDSFNSKNWWSIREKAVKEPLNDRQQTYTAIQGMLANLDDPFTRLLKPEQYRSLQVNTSGELTGVGLQIAIDPQTNTLTVVAPLAGSPADKAGIQPLDRILKIDGTPTSELSLDEAATRMRGTIGTAVTLTLGREGRDAAEDIELVRDRIALNPVYAELQSGPENLPVGYIRLSQFSANATEEVAHAIDRLEKGGAAAYILDLRNNPGGLLQAGIEIARLWIDSGTIVYTVNRQGILGSFEASGQALTDDPLIVLVNKGTASASEILAGALQDNGRAQLVGEKTFGKGLIQSLFDLSDGSGLAVTVAKYETPNHTDINKLGIAPDRVVPLEPIARDRIGTEEDLQYQAALQLLKEKTVMAKTAV, from the coding sequence ATGCACAGACGAATTTTCCAAATTGCGATGTTATTCTGCCTCCAAGCTGCTTTGGTTCTAAGCCCGTGGGTGCAGCCTGCGGTGGCGCTGACTCCCGAACAGCAGCTATTGAGCGAAGCTTGGCGCATTGTCAACCGCTCTTATGTGGACGACAGCTTCAACTCTAAAAACTGGTGGTCGATTCGCGAAAAAGCCGTTAAGGAACCGCTTAACGACAGACAGCAGACTTACACGGCGATTCAGGGGATGCTGGCGAATCTTGACGACCCTTTCACTCGGCTGCTCAAACCCGAACAGTACCGCAGCTTGCAGGTTAACACTTCGGGAGAATTGACTGGTGTCGGGCTGCAAATTGCGATCGACCCCCAGACAAATACCCTGACAGTGGTGGCTCCTTTGGCCGGTTCGCCAGCAGATAAAGCCGGCATTCAACCGCTCGATCGCATTTTGAAAATTGACGGCACTCCCACGTCAGAATTGAGCCTAGACGAAGCGGCAACTCGAATGCGCGGCACCATCGGCACTGCTGTTACCTTGACCTTGGGGCGCGAGGGAAGGGACGCTGCTGAGGACATTGAGCTGGTGCGCGATCGCATTGCTCTGAATCCGGTTTATGCCGAATTGCAGTCGGGCCCAGAAAATTTACCCGTGGGCTACATTCGCCTCAGTCAATTCAGCGCTAACGCCACCGAGGAAGTCGCCCACGCGATTGATCGTTTGGAAAAAGGCGGCGCCGCCGCCTACATTCTCGATTTGCGGAACAACCCGGGCGGGCTGTTGCAAGCGGGGATTGAAATTGCGCGCCTGTGGATCGATTCTGGGACGATCGTCTACACGGTCAACAGACAAGGAATTCTCGGCAGTTTTGAGGCTTCTGGACAGGCTTTGACCGACGATCCGCTAATTGTTTTGGTGAACAAAGGAACAGCCAGCGCTAGCGAAATTTTGGCGGGTGCCCTGCAAGATAACGGCAGAGCTCAACTCGTGGGCGAAAAGACTTTCGGGAAAGGACTGATTCAGTCGTTGTTTGATTTGTCTGACGGTTCCGGGTTGGCTGTGACTGTTGCTAAATACGAGACACCGAACCACACGGATATTAACAAATTGGGGATTGCACCCGATCGCGTAGTGCCGCTAGA